A section of the Streptomyces sp. CG1 genome encodes:
- a CDS encoding NADP-dependent oxidoreductase, which translates to MKAIVATDPAAEAAGITLAERPEPTPAINDVVVEVHASGFVPAEWEWPSTWVDRAGRDRAQAIIGHEFAGVVTSLGYGTTGLSLGQRVFGITDWHRDGTLAEYAAVEARNLAPLPGNVDFTVGASLPISGLTAWQGLFQHGRLQAGQSVLAHGAAGAVGSVVTQLAREFGAYVIGTGRAADRQAALDFGANEFLDLATEDLDDIGGVDVVFDVIGADIQRRSARIIRPGGTLVSVVGPVEAGPVDGLAVDFVVESVPSQLVEIVDRVRDGRLRTHIGTVATLDDAVPALNPTERRKGKTVIRVRP; encoded by the coding sequence GTGAAGGCAATCGTCGCGACGGATCCGGCCGCGGAAGCAGCCGGGATCACACTCGCGGAGCGGCCTGAGCCGACGCCGGCGATCAACGACGTCGTGGTTGAAGTCCATGCGTCGGGCTTCGTCCCCGCGGAGTGGGAGTGGCCCTCGACGTGGGTCGATCGCGCCGGTCGCGATCGAGCCCAGGCGATCATCGGCCACGAGTTCGCCGGAGTGGTCACCTCCCTCGGCTACGGCACGACGGGGCTCTCGCTGGGACAGCGGGTGTTCGGGATCACGGACTGGCACCGCGATGGAACCCTGGCCGAGTACGCGGCCGTGGAGGCACGCAACCTGGCGCCGCTGCCGGGGAACGTCGACTTCACGGTGGGTGCGAGCCTGCCGATCTCCGGCCTGACCGCGTGGCAAGGTCTGTTCCAGCACGGTCGTCTTCAGGCGGGGCAGAGCGTCCTCGCACACGGCGCCGCCGGCGCAGTCGGGTCTGTGGTTACGCAGCTCGCCCGGGAGTTCGGCGCCTACGTCATCGGTACCGGGCGGGCGGCGGACCGCCAGGCGGCGCTCGACTTCGGCGCGAACGAGTTCCTCGACCTCGCCACCGAGGATCTCGACGACATCGGCGGGGTCGACGTGGTCTTCGATGTCATCGGCGCTGACATCCAAAGGCGCTCGGCGAGAATCATCCGGCCTGGCGGGACGCTGGTGTCGGTGGTCGGGCCTGTTGAGGCTGGCCCTGTCGACGGCTTGGCGGTCGACTTCGTCGTCGAGTCCGTTCCGAGTCAGCTGGTGGAGATCGTCGACCGGGTGCGGGACGGGCGCCTTCGCACGCACATCGGAACCGTCGCGACCCTCGACGACGCCGTCCCTGCGCTCAACCCGACCGAGCGACGCAAGGGCAAGACCGTCATTCGCGTGCGCCCCTGA
- a CDS encoding patatin-like phospholipase family protein — translation MHTFDRALVLGPGSHVGTAWMAGLAYGLRRDGVELGEADLIVGTSAGAIVAALLSTGQDPGRLATSDRQPAHRLKADPARMDDVFAVLGDRSLEPGEARRRVGRLALDSTDPEAEEALIAGRAALIGADAWPERRLLIIAVDATTGEPVVWDRDSGVPLVHAVAASSAFPGAAPPVAIDGRRYMDGALRAGPNADLAVGARTLVVVEPMAHLFPREPLNQQLAAVGAGAVVTIGPDPASVRAFGSNMGDLAAWEPAYQAGLRQAGDVDAQTRSMWRAEADAG, via the coding sequence TTGCACACCTTCGACCGAGCACTCGTCCTGGGTCCTGGGAGTCACGTCGGCACCGCCTGGATGGCAGGGCTGGCCTACGGATTGCGCCGTGATGGCGTGGAACTGGGCGAAGCCGACCTGATCGTCGGGACGTCGGCCGGCGCGATCGTCGCAGCACTACTCTCCACCGGCCAGGACCCGGGGCGGCTCGCGACGTCGGATCGCCAGCCCGCTCACCGGCTCAAGGCGGACCCCGCGCGGATGGACGACGTGTTCGCCGTACTCGGCGACCGCAGCCTGGAACCCGGCGAGGCCAGGCGTCGCGTCGGCCGACTCGCGCTCGACAGCACCGACCCCGAAGCTGAGGAGGCGCTGATCGCGGGGCGCGCCGCCTTGATCGGTGCGGACGCCTGGCCGGAGCGGCGACTGCTGATCATCGCCGTGGACGCAACCACCGGTGAGCCCGTGGTGTGGGACCGCGACAGCGGCGTGCCGTTGGTGCACGCGGTAGCAGCGAGTAGCGCCTTCCCCGGGGCCGCGCCGCCCGTTGCCATCGACGGCCGGCGGTACATGGACGGTGCGCTGCGTGCGGGCCCCAACGCCGATCTCGCTGTTGGAGCCCGCACGCTGGTCGTGGTCGAGCCGATGGCCCACCTGTTTCCCCGGGAGCCACTCAACCAGCAGCTGGCGGCCGTGGGGGCAGGCGCCGTGGTGACCATCGGCCCCGATCCGGCCTCGGTGCGCGCTTTCGGCTCGAACATGGGCGACCTCGCAGCCTGGGAACCGGCCTACCAAGCGGGTCTTCGCCAGGCAGGCGACGTCGACGCGCAAACCCGTTCCATGTGGAGGGCAGAAGCCGACGCGGGCTGA
- a CDS encoding TetR family transcriptional regulator: protein MGRPADPARRERTLAQATDYVLAHGLAGLSLRPLAAALDTSPRMLLYDFGSKQELVAAVLAEARRRGAVRLAEHLPPKTGSVQERLRGIWAWISADERAPFVRLFFEVHADGLVHPETYPDQGEAITDWFDTLGATFRDVSTGPDDTVTPTLVMAVVRGLLFDLTATGDRHRTDRALDRFAELLNQ from the coding sequence GTGGGGCGACCCGCTGATCCCGCCCGTCGCGAGCGCACACTGGCGCAGGCGACCGACTATGTGCTGGCGCACGGGTTGGCCGGGCTGAGCCTGCGGCCACTGGCCGCAGCCCTCGACACCAGCCCGCGGATGCTGCTCTACGACTTCGGCAGCAAACAGGAGTTGGTCGCGGCGGTCCTCGCCGAGGCCCGCCGCCGAGGTGCTGTGCGCCTGGCCGAGCACCTTCCGCCAAAGACGGGCTCTGTGCAGGAGCGGCTGCGTGGCATCTGGGCGTGGATCAGCGCAGACGAACGTGCGCCGTTCGTCCGGCTGTTCTTCGAGGTGCACGCTGACGGACTGGTTCACCCCGAGACCTACCCCGACCAGGGCGAGGCGATCACGGACTGGTTCGACACTCTCGGTGCCACCTTCCGCGATGTCTCCACCGGTCCTGACGACACCGTCACGCCCACGTTGGTCATGGCCGTTGTCCGGGGTCTGCTGTTCGATCTCACAGCTACCGGCGACCGCCACCGCACCGATCGCGCACTGGACCGCTTCGCCGAACTCCTCAACCAGTGA
- a CDS encoding carboxymuconolactone decarboxylase family protein codes for MENRLKNKNTNNPDVWTAIQHLQKAIAAGGVDPKLLGLVHLRASQINSCSACVYASVAGGKKAGDTDERLHNVAAWREAPFYTDAERAALALAEAATRLQDGAPGVTDEIWEEANAHFTEEQIGAINLEIALTNFFNRINRTIKEPAGKTWG; via the coding sequence ATGGAGAACCGGCTCAAGAACAAGAACACGAACAACCCCGATGTGTGGACCGCGATCCAGCATCTCCAGAAGGCGATCGCCGCCGGCGGCGTCGACCCGAAGCTGCTCGGGCTGGTCCACCTGCGCGCCAGCCAGATCAACAGCTGCTCGGCGTGCGTCTACGCCAGTGTCGCCGGAGGGAAGAAGGCCGGTGACACCGACGAGCGGCTGCACAACGTCGCAGCGTGGCGCGAGGCGCCGTTCTACACCGACGCGGAACGCGCGGCACTGGCGCTGGCCGAGGCCGCCACCCGACTGCAGGACGGTGCGCCGGGCGTCACCGACGAGATCTGGGAAGAGGCCAACGCCCACTTCACCGAGGAGCAGATCGGCGCCATCAACCTGGAGATCGCGCTGACCAACTTCTTCAACCGGATCAACCGCACCATCAAGGAACCGGCCGGCAAGACCTGGGGCTGA
- a CDS encoding NAD(P)H-binding protein, which yields MSETDSPPVLVTGATGRVGRVVIDQLLDAGVPVRALAHRSEAAATLPAKVEVLTGDLTVPESLDPALNGAGAVFLVWTAPPQSAAEVVARLAAHVRRVVFLSSPHQTPHPFFQQPNPMAVLHADIERLIAATGLESTIIRPGMLASNSLAWWAPAIRAGEVVRWPYGAAETAPVDDRDVAAVAARTLYQDGYIGGDYVLTGPESLTQAAQVGVIGDVLGRQIAFEEMTPDEFRRLSEGAPSSVVGMLLAAWSAAVGQPAYVTTAVADILGTAPRTLHQWAADHASAFAKDSY from the coding sequence ATGAGTGAGACAGACAGTCCTCCCGTGCTCGTGACCGGAGCGACAGGCCGGGTCGGCCGCGTCGTCATCGACCAACTCCTCGACGCGGGCGTGCCGGTCCGCGCCCTCGCCCATCGCTCCGAAGCGGCTGCGACGCTGCCGGCGAAGGTCGAGGTCCTCACCGGCGACCTCACCGTGCCCGAATCGCTCGACCCCGCATTGAACGGCGCCGGTGCGGTCTTCCTTGTCTGGACCGCTCCGCCTCAGTCCGCCGCCGAAGTCGTGGCGCGGCTGGCAGCCCACGTGCGGCGGGTCGTTTTCCTCTCCTCCCCGCACCAGACACCGCACCCCTTCTTCCAGCAGCCCAATCCCATGGCGGTGCTGCACGCCGACATCGAGCGGCTCATCGCGGCCACCGGACTCGAGTCGACGATCATCCGGCCGGGGATGCTCGCGTCGAACTCGCTAGCCTGGTGGGCGCCCGCGATCCGGGCGGGCGAGGTCGTCCGGTGGCCTTACGGCGCCGCCGAGACCGCGCCGGTCGACGACCGCGACGTCGCAGCCGTCGCGGCGCGGACGCTCTATCAGGACGGATACATCGGCGGGGACTACGTCCTGACGGGCCCCGAATCGCTGACCCAGGCCGCCCAGGTGGGCGTCATTGGTGACGTCCTGGGGCGACAGATCGCATTCGAGGAGATGACGCCAGACGAGTTCCGGCGCCTGTCGGAGGGCGCGCCCAGCTCGGTCGTCGGCATGCTGCTCGCCGCGTGGAGCGCGGCGGTCGGACAGCCCGCGTACGTCACCACTGCGGTGGCCGACATCCTCGGGACGGCCCCCAGAACGCTTCACCAGTGGGCCGCCGACCACGCCAGCGCGTTCGCGAAGGACTCTTACTGA
- a CDS encoding sigma-70 family RNA polymerase sigma factor: MAGTHPADPIAEAFESHRDRLRAVAYRMLGSHADAEDVVQEAWLRLSRQDTDTIDNLGGWLTTVVGRISLDVLRAGRTRPEVSLDDQLPEFTVMLDDAPAPDDLTALGDCVGLALLTVLDSLRPDERLAFVLHDVFAVPFAEIGTILGKSADATKMLASRARRKVQAAQQPASAGRQRREVVQAFLAAARDGRFEQLLQVLHPEVKFTVHTPNGTFVTLGATEVATRARVAGSATRGHAAIVNGRPGVISWSEDGTPLSLLVFTVADGHITEINAVVDPAKLALMDLPDPV; the protein is encoded by the coding sequence ATGGCCGGCACCCATCCCGCGGACCCGATCGCCGAAGCCTTCGAGTCCCACCGTGACCGGCTCCGCGCCGTCGCCTACCGCATGCTCGGATCACATGCCGATGCGGAAGACGTGGTCCAGGAGGCGTGGCTCCGTCTCTCCCGCCAGGACACCGACACCATCGACAACCTCGGCGGCTGGCTGACCACCGTGGTCGGCCGCATCAGCCTCGATGTCCTGCGGGCGGGCCGAACGCGCCCAGAAGTCTCCCTCGACGACCAGCTTCCCGAATTCACCGTGATGCTCGACGACGCTCCCGCTCCGGACGACCTCACGGCACTCGGGGACTGCGTCGGCCTCGCGCTCCTCACGGTCCTCGACTCGCTGCGCCCTGACGAACGACTGGCGTTCGTGCTGCACGACGTGTTCGCCGTGCCCTTCGCGGAGATCGGCACCATTCTCGGCAAATCCGCCGACGCGACCAAAATGCTCGCCAGCCGCGCCCGCAGGAAAGTACAGGCCGCCCAGCAGCCGGCAAGCGCCGGACGACAACGACGCGAGGTGGTGCAAGCCTTCCTGGCCGCGGCCCGCGACGGCCGGTTCGAGCAGCTGCTTCAGGTTCTCCACCCCGAAGTGAAGTTCACCGTCCACACCCCGAACGGCACGTTCGTCACGCTCGGAGCCACCGAAGTCGCCACCCGCGCACGAGTGGCCGGCAGCGCGACACGAGGCCATGCGGCGATCGTCAACGGCCGCCCCGGCGTCATCTCCTGGAGCGAGGACGGCACCCCGCTTTCCCTCCTCGTCTTCACCGTCGCCGACGGCCACATCACCGAGATCAACGCTGTGGTCGACCCGGCCAAACTCGCGCTCATGGACCTGCCAGACCCGGTGTGA
- a CDS encoding transposase family protein has translation MVTYAAALDVPRHVVEFLARLLAAHRRRIGTPKGSRALGPFRQAVLVLRCFREHGCVPCLARDAGISQATGYRYLHEGIGVLAAQAPDLHEVLDLCRAEGMTHVVLDGTLIACDRLAGVRENGNDLWFSQKHKRFGGNIQFLAAPDGTPLWVSDVEPGSTPDITAARIHVLPALYTAAADGLPTLADKGYIGAGIGIHVPVRRPKGRSETALDRGTRATNTSEGERAPGPTPDGGPIDPKQPPALARMLITDERFTSCRKTEMDANPNMCWRPVSVPRSRPPVGESSGRDSATIRDHWIGAIIRRKRAERAWLVANARTEGHGASFNRGRRLSLQLFECLVGVG, from the coding sequence TTGGTCACCTATGCTGCCGCGCTCGACGTCCCACGCCACGTCGTCGAGTTCCTCGCCCGGCTGCTGGCCGCCCACCGGCGCAGGATCGGCACGCCGAAGGGCTCTCGCGCCCTGGGCCCGTTCCGCCAGGCGGTACTGGTGCTGCGCTGTTTCCGAGAACACGGCTGCGTGCCCTGCCTGGCCCGGGACGCCGGGATCTCGCAGGCCACCGGCTACCGCTACCTCCATGAGGGCATCGGCGTGCTGGCCGCCCAAGCTCCTGATCTGCACGAGGTGCTGGACCTCTGCCGCGCCGAGGGGATGACCCACGTGGTGCTGGACGGCACGCTGATCGCCTGCGACCGGCTGGCCGGGGTCCGGGAGAACGGCAACGACCTGTGGTTCTCCCAGAAGCACAAGAGATTCGGCGGCAACATTCAATTCCTGGCCGCGCCGGACGGCACCCCGCTGTGGGTCTCCGATGTCGAGCCAGGCTCCACCCCGGACATCACCGCAGCCCGTATCCACGTGCTGCCCGCGCTGTACACGGCCGCCGCCGACGGGCTTCCCACGCTCGCCGACAAGGGCTACATCGGCGCCGGCATCGGCATTCACGTGCCCGTACGCCGCCCCAAAGGCCGCTCCGAGACCGCCCTGGACCGAGGAACCCGCGCCACGAATACAAGCGAAGGAGAACGCGCTCCGGGACCCACTCCCGACGGCGGCCCCATCGACCCCAAGCAGCCGCCGGCACTCGCCCGCATGCTCATCACTGACGAGCGGTTCACCAGCTGCCGCAAGACCGAGATGGACGCCAACCCGAACATGTGTTGGCGGCCAGTTTCAGTTCCCCGCTCGCGGCCACCTGTTGGGGAGTCATCTGGCCGCGACTCCGCCACCATCCGTGACCACTGGATCGGGGCCATCATCCGACGGAAGCGGGCTGAACGGGCCTGGCTCGTGGCAAACGCGCGCACCGAGGGCCACGGAGCCTCTTTCAATCGGGGGCGTCGCCTGTCACTGCAGTTGTTTGAATGCCTGGTCGGCGTCGGCTAG
- a CDS encoding GNAT family N-acetyltransferase, with translation MRTVLPGALVTLRPATVGDIPALAAIRTTPEVYARWWGGDDLTAAVAEDLEDPGARTFAVEHGGRVVGAIQWGAEDEPDYRHANIDIYLDPAVHGRGLGTDAVRALARHLIDDHGYRRLVIDPAADNAAAIRCYRKVGFRPVGIMRQYERGPDGSWHDGLLMDLLAEELE, from the coding sequence ATGCGGACGGTCCTGCCCGGAGCCCTGGTGACGCTTCGCCCGGCGACGGTGGGCGATATCCCGGCTCTGGCCGCGATCCGGACCACGCCTGAGGTGTACGCGCGCTGGTGGGGCGGCGACGACCTGACGGCCGCGGTGGCCGAAGACCTCGAAGATCCCGGGGCCCGGACCTTCGCGGTCGAGCACGGCGGCAGGGTGGTCGGCGCTATCCAGTGGGGCGCCGAGGACGAGCCGGACTACCGACATGCCAACATCGACATCTATCTCGACCCGGCGGTGCACGGGCGCGGTCTTGGCACTGACGCAGTCCGCGCCCTGGCACGCCATCTGATCGATGATCACGGATACCGCCGACTGGTGATCGACCCGGCCGCCGACAACGCCGCCGCCATCCGGTGCTACCGCAAGGTCGGCTTCCGCCCGGTGGGCATCATGCGGCAGTACGAGCGCGGCCCGGACGGCAGCTGGCACGACGGGCTGCTGATGGACCTGTTGGCGGAGGAGCTGGAGTAA
- a CDS encoding IS630 family transposase has translation MAERVRVREIDDDEGRRLLRIIRRGTGSVVTWRRAQMVLLSAQGRPVAKIAEVTFTSPDRVRDVLHNFNADGFDSLYPKYKGGRPKTFSLPERREIKKITKSRPAEHGLPFSTWSLAKLADFLVAEGVVDDISHEGLRVLLREEGVSFQRVKTWKNSRDPDYSVKKARVEHLYAIADGEVIPEEGEPEVVFCVDEFGPLNLQPHPGRHWAERSGRHKDTGRDPRPRRRATYTRPHGVRHLFAAYDLAKDQLYGHVKKTKNRSKFLEFCRYLRSLHPMDVRIAIVCDNYSPHLTTKRCQRVGMWAAANNVEIAYTPTNSSWLNRIEAQFTALRYFALDGTDHASHKEQGSMIRRYIIWRNKHAADERLRKVVNRANVA, from the coding sequence GTGGCTGAACGCGTGCGGGTCCGGGAGATTGATGACGACGAGGGCAGGCGGTTGCTGCGGATCATCCGCAGAGGCACGGGGTCGGTGGTGACCTGGCGGCGGGCTCAGATGGTGCTGTTATCTGCGCAGGGACGGCCGGTGGCGAAGATCGCCGAGGTGACGTTCACCAGCCCGGACCGGGTCCGGGACGTGCTCCACAACTTCAACGCGGACGGCTTCGACTCGCTTTATCCCAAGTACAAGGGTGGTCGGCCGAAGACCTTCAGCCTCCCGGAACGCCGGGAGATCAAGAAGATCACCAAGTCGAGGCCGGCCGAGCACGGCCTGCCGTTCTCGACCTGGAGCCTGGCCAAGCTGGCCGACTTCCTGGTCGCCGAGGGGGTGGTCGACGACATCAGCCACGAGGGCCTGCGGGTCCTGCTCCGCGAGGAGGGCGTCTCGTTTCAACGCGTGAAGACCTGGAAGAACTCACGTGACCCGGACTACTCAGTCAAGAAGGCCCGTGTCGAGCACCTGTACGCGATCGCCGACGGTGAGGTCATACCCGAGGAAGGCGAGCCCGAAGTCGTCTTCTGCGTGGATGAGTTCGGGCCGCTCAACCTCCAGCCGCACCCCGGCCGGCACTGGGCCGAACGCAGCGGCAGACACAAGGACACAGGCCGCGATCCCCGGCCCCGCCGCCGGGCGACCTACACCCGCCCGCACGGGGTCCGGCACCTGTTCGCCGCCTACGACCTGGCCAAAGACCAGCTCTACGGGCACGTCAAGAAGACCAAGAACAGGTCGAAGTTCTTGGAGTTCTGTCGGTACCTGCGCTCGCTGCACCCGATGGACGTACGCATTGCAATCGTCTGCGACAACTACTCACCACACCTGACGACGAAGCGGTGTCAGCGAGTCGGGATGTGGGCGGCGGCGAACAACGTGGAGATCGCCTACACCCCGACCAACAGCTCCTGGCTCAACCGGATCGAGGCACAGTTCACCGCCCTGCGCTACTTCGCGCTGGATGGCACCGACCACGCCAGCCACAAGGAGCAGGGAAGCATGATCCGCCGCTACATCATCTGGCGGAACAAGCACGCCGCCGACGAACGCCTCCGCAAGGTCGTGAACAGGGCGAACGTTGCTTGA
- a CDS encoding tyrosine-type recombinase/integrase, with translation MPVLYQWQVSGENRHISISTIRRALNEALAASGLVDSNGRPLQFQPHDFRRIFITDAIMNGLPPHIAQVIAGHRNINTTMGYAAIYPAEAVEAHRAFIARRRTLRPVEVYRAVTSEEWEEFLGHFERRKLALGTCGRAYGTDCSHEHACIRCPVLIVGAEDRGRLVEIKQNLEDRIVEAETEGWIGEVEGLSVSRTAAEEKIAQLDARLARQSSAVFLGIPSLSQVTVRTAENP, from the coding sequence ATGCCGGTCCTCTACCAGTGGCAGGTGTCCGGCGAGAATCGCCATATCTCGATCAGCACCATCCGGCGAGCGCTGAACGAGGCCCTCGCCGCGTCAGGGCTCGTCGACAGCAACGGGCGCCCGCTGCAGTTCCAGCCGCATGACTTCCGGAGAATCTTCATCACGGACGCCATCATGAACGGCCTCCCGCCGCATATCGCCCAAGTCATCGCAGGTCACCGCAACATCAACACCACGATGGGTTATGCGGCGATCTACCCGGCGGAAGCAGTCGAGGCGCATCGAGCCTTCATCGCGAGGCGCCGCACGCTCAGGCCAGTCGAAGTGTATCGGGCCGTGACATCAGAGGAGTGGGAGGAGTTCCTCGGCCACTTCGAACGAAGGAAGCTCGCTCTTGGCACCTGTGGTCGCGCCTACGGGACGGACTGCTCCCATGAGCATGCGTGTATTCGATGTCCTGTCCTCATTGTCGGGGCGGAGGACCGTGGTCGGCTGGTGGAGATCAAGCAGAACCTTGAGGACCGAATCGTCGAAGCCGAGACCGAGGGTTGGATCGGTGAAGTCGAAGGACTCTCGGTCAGTCGCACTGCCGCTGAGGAGAAGATTGCCCAGCTGGACGCCCGGTTGGCTCGACAGAGCTCGGCCGTGTTCCTCGGGATTCCGTCCCTCAGTCAGGTGACCGTCCGGACCGCTGAAAACCCATGA
- a CDS encoding TetR/AcrR family transcriptional regulator, protein MSEPTGLRARKKERTRDAIADAAVSLFLEHGFDSVSVNDIAAAAEVSKPTLFRYFPTKEDLVLHRFADHQGEAARVVRDRGSGIEPVTALHRHFRAGLDRYDPITGLNDHPVVVAFHRLVFTTPSLAGRLTRYQLEDEEALADALGEGIQARLRAAQVLAVQRVLARTNWQKIAAGRTARDVHPEALADADQAFKQLQ, encoded by the coding sequence ATGAGCGAGCCGACGGGTCTGCGGGCCCGCAAGAAGGAGCGGACGCGCGACGCCATCGCCGACGCGGCCGTATCGCTGTTCCTGGAGCACGGCTTCGACAGTGTCTCGGTGAACGACATCGCCGCGGCCGCCGAGGTCTCCAAGCCGACCCTCTTCCGGTACTTCCCGACCAAGGAAGATCTGGTACTGCACCGGTTCGCGGACCACCAGGGCGAGGCGGCACGCGTCGTACGCGACCGCGGATCCGGCATTGAGCCGGTGACGGCGCTGCACCGGCATTTCCGGGCCGGCCTCGATCGGTACGACCCCATCACCGGCCTCAACGACCATCCCGTTGTGGTGGCGTTCCACCGGCTGGTGTTCACCACACCGAGTCTGGCGGGACGGCTCACGCGGTACCAGCTCGAGGACGAGGAAGCACTGGCGGACGCCCTCGGCGAAGGCATCCAGGCACGCCTGCGAGCCGCCCAGGTACTCGCGGTCCAACGGGTACTCGCCCGGACCAACTGGCAGAAGATCGCCGCCGGTCGAACCGCCCGCGACGTCCACCCCGAGGCCCTAGCCGACGCCGACCAGGCATTCAAACAACTGCAGTGA
- a CDS encoding radical SAM protein — translation MPLTEGYALFNSSTGSVMKFDGPHAQEVSALLSGNRRLVNPDAFGEQLTVQLRRNGFLVDPEFDEVAEVRERYWTARGNAPVVLLVTTTMDCNLGCYYCYESRSSDALRLDDADMLVDIATQRLGKHKRSLHVDWYGGEPLMNIDALERGSIALQEYCRREGITYHASVVSNGTRWPGDPASFIGRHKIREVQISFDGMKDNHDRRRRYRQGYRTADDHSSFDQAVALVDVLVQHTRVDIRFNADHGNSGDLMAFIELATARGWFDSPFRCVLAVAKLSGYSDRSAFLRPHELNTEEFSALETTARSLLPPQARDDQDIVSGFPHPKTSVCGALADDSAVVGADGLEYRCGLQVGEQHRAVGRFRALPITKTGAEPEHFPDRSWWAEFDPTRLRNCSRCSFLPVCWGGCPKRHLDGHQPYIDAEGLFWRRNLPRMIAEGVGEPVDGFVFTEADQFRDDL, via the coding sequence GTGCCGCTCACCGAGGGGTACGCCCTCTTCAATAGCAGCACGGGCAGCGTCATGAAGTTCGACGGACCACACGCCCAGGAAGTTTCGGCTTTGCTGAGCGGGAATCGTCGGCTGGTCAACCCGGACGCCTTCGGTGAACAACTCACCGTACAGCTGCGCAGAAACGGGTTTCTGGTCGATCCGGAATTCGACGAAGTCGCAGAGGTGCGGGAGCGGTACTGGACTGCCCGGGGAAACGCCCCTGTAGTCCTTTTGGTGACCACCACCATGGACTGCAACCTCGGCTGTTACTACTGCTATGAGTCGCGCTCGTCCGATGCGCTTCGTCTCGACGACGCGGACATGTTGGTCGACATCGCGACGCAGAGGCTGGGCAAGCACAAGAGGTCCCTGCACGTGGACTGGTACGGCGGCGAACCATTGATGAACATCGATGCCTTGGAGCGGGGGTCGATCGCACTTCAGGAGTACTGCCGCAGAGAAGGAATCACCTACCACGCATCCGTCGTCTCGAACGGCACCAGGTGGCCCGGCGACCCGGCATCCTTCATCGGCCGCCACAAGATTCGGGAGGTGCAGATCTCGTTCGACGGGATGAAGGACAACCACGACCGGAGGCGGCGGTACCGGCAGGGGTACCGCACCGCGGACGACCACTCGTCGTTCGACCAAGCCGTCGCGCTGGTTGACGTTCTCGTACAACACACCCGCGTCGACATCAGGTTCAACGCCGATCACGGCAACTCCGGTGACCTCATGGCATTCATTGAGCTCGCGACAGCACGCGGCTGGTTCGACAGCCCGTTCCGCTGCGTACTAGCTGTGGCCAAGCTGTCGGGATACTCCGACCGTTCGGCATTTCTGCGTCCGCACGAGCTGAACACCGAAGAGTTCTCCGCGCTGGAGACGACGGCCAGGAGCTTGCTTCCCCCGCAGGCGCGCGACGACCAGGACATCGTGTCCGGATTCCCTCATCCGAAGACGTCCGTGTGCGGAGCCCTGGCAGACGACTCAGCAGTGGTCGGAGCGGACGGGCTGGAATACCGTTGCGGGCTACAGGTGGGCGAGCAGCATCGCGCCGTAGGCCGCTTCCGGGCACTTCCGATCACGAAGACCGGGGCCGAGCCGGAACATTTCCCCGACCGGTCATGGTGGGCTGAGTTCGACCCGACGCGCCTGCGGAACTGCTCCAGGTGCTCGTTCCTGCCCGTCTGCTGGGGCGGGTGCCCGAAACGGCACCTGGACGGCCACCAGCCGTACATCGATGCTGAGGGCCTGTTCTGGCGCAGGAACCTTCCCCGGATGATCGCCGAGGGGGTCGGTGAGCCGGTGGACGGCTTCGTGTTCACGGAGGCGGACCAGTTCCGCGACGACCTTTAA